The Virgibacillus dokdonensis genome includes a window with the following:
- a CDS encoding N-acetyltransferase codes for MNIRKYHPDELDQLVDIWYQGSLYAHNFIEQAYWESQRKAMKETYLPMAETHVILADSEIVGFIAMVDNYLAAVFVKVACQGKGYGKELLQFVKANRNHIQLKVYQKNKQAVGFYLKQAFAICEELVDEPTGEKEYLLEWKK; via the coding sequence ATGAACATAAGGAAGTATCATCCAGATGAACTGGATCAATTAGTGGATATTTGGTATCAAGGCTCCCTATATGCGCACAACTTTATCGAGCAAGCGTACTGGGAGTCACAACGAAAAGCGATGAAGGAAACGTATTTGCCAATGGCGGAAACGCATGTTATTTTGGCGGACAGCGAGATAGTAGGTTTTATTGCAATGGTTGACAATTATTTAGCAGCTGTATTTGTGAAAGTTGCTTGTCAAGGAAAAGGCTACGGTAAAGAACTATTGCAATTTGTTAAAGCAAACCGCAATCACATACAATTAAAAGTCTATCAGAAAAACAAGCAGGCGGTCGGTTTTTACCTCAAACAGGCTTTTGCAATTTGTGAAGAATTGGTAGATGAACCTACAGGGGAAAAGGAATATTTGCTGGAATGGAAAAAATAA
- a CDS encoding alanine/glycine:cation symporter family protein, protein MQVILQSISEFLWGLPLLIAILFTGVYFSVRSKFFQFLYLPHILKKTLLSIFKKKATNDDTSSKGIISSFEAVSTAIGGSVGVANIGGASTAIAVGGPGAVFWLWICALFGMIIKTVEVTLSVHYRSTDENGEPYGGPTYYMEKGLGEEKNFRYWMIPAILFGCGIFGTFFFTLQNYTISEAVSSTFDIGMIPVSLTLMVITYYVIYGGLKHIGKFAAKLVPIMVLFYILSGLYIILSHVTQIGDVFSIIFQSAFGGTAAVGGFTGAAVTQAISMGMARSVYSNEAGWGTSPMVHSTAKVNHPVKQGLWGAFEVLVDTIVVCSLTAFVIIITGKWSSGMSGAALTLSAFEMGIGDTGRVVITISIFLFGLTTLTGWFVYYEVLLRHLLRNQKRAFKRGVLTFYNWFYPIPGTALVIYAVSYGLTGQTVWYFADIASAIPTFINVTVILILSKKFFTLLHDYKARYLGIGKIDPTVHLFYEDEHPPPSTFKKVP, encoded by the coding sequence ATGCAAGTTATTCTGCAATCTATTTCAGAGTTTCTTTGGGGACTGCCTCTTCTTATTGCTATTCTCTTTACGGGCGTGTATTTTTCCGTTCGGAGTAAATTTTTTCAATTTCTTTATTTGCCACATATTCTTAAAAAAACATTGCTAAGTATCTTTAAAAAGAAGGCCACTAATGATGATACGTCCTCCAAAGGGATTATTTCCTCCTTTGAAGCTGTTAGTACAGCTATTGGCGGTTCTGTTGGTGTTGCCAATATTGGCGGAGCCTCCACTGCAATTGCCGTTGGCGGGCCAGGTGCTGTATTTTGGCTTTGGATTTGTGCCCTATTTGGTATGATTATAAAAACCGTTGAAGTAACCTTGTCTGTTCATTATCGCAGCACAGATGAAAACGGCGAACCGTATGGCGGTCCAACCTATTATATGGAAAAAGGACTTGGAGAAGAGAAGAATTTCCGCTACTGGATGATCCCTGCCATTCTGTTTGGTTGCGGTATTTTTGGCACCTTCTTTTTTACACTGCAAAACTACACGATCTCCGAAGCAGTAAGTTCTACATTTGATATTGGCATGATCCCTGTCTCCTTAACACTTATGGTAATTACATATTACGTCATCTATGGTGGTTTAAAGCATATTGGGAAGTTTGCAGCAAAATTAGTTCCCATTATGGTGTTATTTTACATTCTGTCTGGTTTGTATATTATTTTGAGCCATGTCACCCAAATTGGCGACGTGTTTTCCATTATATTTCAAAGCGCGTTTGGTGGGACAGCCGCTGTAGGCGGGTTTACTGGCGCAGCAGTAACACAAGCAATTAGTATGGGGATGGCAAGATCCGTCTATAGTAATGAAGCTGGTTGGGGGACTTCCCCGATGGTTCATTCAACTGCTAAAGTAAATCATCCCGTTAAACAAGGGCTTTGGGGCGCGTTTGAAGTATTGGTTGATACGATTGTGGTTTGTTCCCTCACTGCTTTTGTCATCATTATTACAGGTAAATGGTCTTCCGGCATGTCAGGTGCTGCATTAACATTATCGGCATTTGAAATGGGAATAGGCGACACTGGAAGAGTTGTCATCACCATTTCGATCTTCTTATTTGGATTAACAACCTTAACAGGTTGGTTCGTATATTATGAAGTGCTACTGCGCCACCTATTACGAAATCAAAAGCGCGCTTTTAAAAGAGGTGTGTTGACGTTTTACAATTGGTTTTACCCTATACCAGGAACGGCTTTAGTCATCTACGCCGTAAGCTATGGTTTAACAGGTCAAACGGTCTGGTATTTTGCCGATATAGCTTCTGCTATTCCTACGTTTATCAATGTTACGGTGATTTTAATCTTAAGCAAAAAATTCTTTACCTTGCTCCACGACTATAAGGCAAGGTATTTAGGAATTGGGAAAATCGACCCAACTGTACATCTATTTTATGAAGATGAGCATCCACCCCCTTCTACTTTTAAAAAAGTGCCTTAG
- a CDS encoding M20/M25/M40 family metallo-hydrolase: MLHSREEILHITKQLVHMESVVNTDGEKTIASSLYSIISNYPYFRGHADQVLLQPTANDHMERYNVLAFVKGTKGNSNRTVILMGHMDTVDTFDFQHLQHVACSPEELMEHLKGEQLPSTVKADLESGDWLFGRGALDMKSGLASHLYLLKYYANHPEELKGNLLFLAACDEEDSSHGILSAIPLLKSWKREKGFEYVAAINSDFVAPAFAGDENRYIYKGTVGKLLPTFLVQGAETHVGSCFEGFDPNFIAAELTNQINYNPHLCDDAHGEVTHPPVSLKQTDLKPAYTTQTALAAYVYYNFFTHSWSPAEVLETLKGEAYIAFERAIEKLQQRYQQFGQLRGKSPAPLGWKPRVLTYEEMENRLKKEHGEPFIQHIQAFKDFLLQQENLDTRLFSVYIVEEAWKWMTDKTPAIILFYASLYSPRVDLSEDNEKEATLIKALEKAVTELQPNYSHPLVTRNFFPHISDMSFVAIRDSQADIQAVIQNSPSWGSKHFVPYEDIRELNIPVINIGPYGMDAHKRLERVEMTYSFEIVPNLTKRVIELLGM; this comes from the coding sequence ATGTTACATTCCAGAGAGGAAATATTGCATATAACCAAACAATTAGTACACATGGAAAGCGTGGTAAATACAGATGGGGAAAAAACGATAGCATCTTCATTGTATTCCATTATTTCCAATTATCCCTATTTCAGAGGGCATGCTGATCAAGTGCTTTTACAGCCGACAGCAAATGATCATATGGAAAGATATAATGTGCTTGCGTTCGTAAAAGGGACAAAAGGAAACAGTAATCGAACGGTCATTCTTATGGGACATATGGATACGGTTGACACATTTGATTTTCAACATTTACAGCATGTAGCTTGTTCTCCAGAGGAGTTGATGGAACATCTAAAAGGGGAGCAATTGCCTTCTACGGTAAAAGCAGACTTAGAATCAGGGGATTGGTTGTTTGGTCGTGGAGCTTTAGATATGAAAAGCGGTCTTGCTAGTCATTTATATTTGTTGAAATATTATGCCAACCATCCCGAGGAACTGAAGGGGAATTTGCTATTTTTAGCAGCTTGCGATGAAGAAGATAGTTCACATGGTATTTTATCGGCGATACCGCTATTAAAATCATGGAAAAGGGAAAAAGGTTTTGAATATGTAGCTGCCATTAATTCTGACTTTGTTGCTCCAGCATTTGCAGGAGATGAAAATCGCTACATATATAAAGGTACAGTAGGGAAATTGCTTCCGACATTTCTTGTTCAAGGAGCAGAAACACATGTTGGCTCGTGCTTCGAAGGGTTTGATCCGAATTTTATAGCAGCTGAGTTAACAAATCAAATCAATTATAACCCACATCTTTGTGATGATGCACATGGAGAAGTGACGCATCCACCTGTTTCTTTAAAGCAAACCGATTTGAAGCCAGCTTATACAACACAAACTGCTTTGGCGGCTTACGTATACTATAATTTTTTTACCCATTCCTGGTCGCCGGCAGAAGTTCTGGAAACATTGAAAGGGGAGGCTTACATTGCTTTTGAGCGGGCTATTGAAAAATTGCAACAGCGCTATCAGCAATTTGGTCAGCTTCGAGGAAAATCGCCTGCACCGCTTGGATGGAAGCCAAGAGTACTAACGTATGAAGAAATGGAAAATAGGTTAAAAAAGGAGCATGGTGAGCCTTTTATACAGCATATCCAAGCGTTTAAAGATTTTCTTTTGCAACAAGAAAATCTGGATACCCGTTTATTTTCTGTTTATATCGTGGAAGAGGCTTGGAAATGGATGACAGATAAAACACCAGCAATTATTTTATTTTATGCTTCTCTTTACTCACCAAGAGTGGACTTATCGGAGGACAATGAAAAAGAAGCGACACTCATCAAAGCTTTGGAGAAGGCGGTCACCGAATTACAACCAAACTATTCGCATCCTTTAGTAACAAGAAATTTTTTTCCACATATTTCAGATATGAGCTTTGTGGCGATTAGAGATTCACAAGCAGATATTCAAGCTGTTATCCAGAACAGCCCAAGTTGGGGTAGCAAACATTTTGTCCCTTATGAGGATATACGGGAATTAAATATACCTGTAATCAACATCGGCCCGTACGGTATGGATGCGCATAAGCGTTTGGAACGAGTAGAGATGACATATTCTTTTGAAATCGTGCCAAACTTAACAAAGCGTGTGATTGAATTATTGGGAATGTGA
- a CDS encoding phosphopentomutase produces the protein MPKMMLLVIDSFGIGAMDDCAAYVPSDCNANTYKHIREAKQCELDIPKMYEMGLGTLVDGRPVPENAYGYSKLAHHGADTYLGHQEIAGSCPKKSYKRLMKDIHAQLKQALEEKGYKVTYPIDSCPILLVDNAVVVGDNLESEVGNIINVTADFKKMPFNKVKKLGEVIRANVDTTRVIAFGGPYTSIDHILSCVKEKNKGQWGVDTPKAKVYGEGYDVYHMGYGVEINKQFPMIAAKHGLKVYRLGKTADVLHGEGPAEPIVNTTQLLKKVDEAYQKEKNDAAFLVNVQETDLAGHAENVDWYCELLNETDQWLQKFIPKLAEDDILIIMADHGNDPTIGHSNHTREYVPIMVVGKKVKKVSIGMRETMSDVGATFCDFFHLPATAEGVSFLHEIIEE, from the coding sequence ATGCCTAAAATGATGTTACTTGTCATTGATAGTTTTGGTATAGGAGCGATGGATGATTGTGCTGCATATGTACCTTCTGATTGTAATGCGAACACTTATAAACATATTCGAGAGGCAAAACAATGCGAACTGGATATACCGAAGATGTACGAGATGGGCTTAGGAACACTTGTAGATGGTAGACCTGTGCCAGAAAATGCGTATGGCTACTCCAAATTGGCGCACCATGGAGCAGATACCTATCTAGGGCATCAAGAGATTGCTGGAAGCTGTCCGAAAAAGTCTTATAAAAGATTAATGAAAGATATTCATGCTCAACTAAAGCAAGCTCTGGAAGAAAAAGGATATAAGGTCACATATCCGATTGATTCTTGTCCTATTCTTCTAGTTGACAACGCCGTAGTTGTTGGGGATAACTTAGAGTCTGAGGTTGGTAACATTATTAATGTGACAGCAGATTTTAAAAAAATGCCGTTCAACAAAGTAAAAAAACTAGGAGAAGTCATTCGTGCCAATGTAGATACAACGAGAGTTATTGCATTCGGTGGTCCATACACTTCCATTGACCATATATTGTCTTGTGTGAAGGAAAAAAATAAAGGGCAGTGGGGTGTGGACACACCTAAGGCGAAAGTTTATGGAGAAGGGTACGATGTTTATCATATGGGGTATGGTGTAGAAATTAACAAACAATTCCCTATGATTGCTGCAAAACATGGGCTAAAAGTTTATCGATTAGGAAAAACGGCGGATGTCTTGCATGGTGAAGGCCCCGCTGAGCCTATTGTGAATACAACCCAATTATTAAAAAAAGTTGACGAAGCGTACCAAAAAGAAAAAAATGATGCTGCATTTTTGGTGAATGTGCAAGAAACGGATTTAGCAGGGCATGCCGAGAATGTAGATTGGTATTGTGAATTGTTAAATGAAACGGATCAGTGGTTACAAAAGTTCATTCCTAAACTGGCTGAAGATGATATTTTAATTATTATGGCTGACCATGGGAACGATCCAACCATCGGACATTCTAATCATACACGAGAGTATGTTCCAATTATGGTGGTAGGAAAAAAGGTGAAAAAAGTGAGTATTGGTATGAGGGAAACTATGTCTGATGTTGGTGCAACCTTCTGTGATTTTTTTCATTTACCTGCTACAGCAGAAGGTGTAAGCTTTCTTCATGAGATTATAGAAGAGTAA
- a CDS encoding cupin domain-containing protein produces MYYYPYVYPYPYYTNNPNYYSRYAPMHANMDGTPLAYQNYAYAYPSYQNPFYQTDDRSHLKDYGGKPYVVNIEEATEENETFRTAIWTGDHLQVTVMSIPVGGDVGLEVHPNVDQFLRIEEGEGITQMGNTKDNLTFQRNVYDDYAIMVPAGTWHNITNTGDKPLKLYSIYGPPNHPFGTVHRTQEEAMEMEGHYH; encoded by the coding sequence ATGTATTATTATCCGTATGTATACCCTTATCCTTACTATACGAACAATCCAAATTACTATAGTAGGTATGCACCTATGCATGCAAATATGGATGGCACACCTCTAGCTTATCAAAATTATGCTTATGCCTATCCCAGTTATCAAAATCCCTTTTACCAAACAGACGATCGTTCACACTTGAAAGACTACGGCGGAAAGCCATATGTGGTAAATATTGAGGAAGCTACAGAGGAAAATGAAACATTTCGTACAGCCATTTGGACGGGAGATCATTTACAAGTTACCGTCATGAGTATTCCTGTAGGTGGCGATGTTGGATTAGAGGTTCACCCAAACGTAGACCAGTTTTTACGCATTGAAGAAGGTGAAGGAATAACACAAATGGGTAATACCAAAGATAATCTAACTTTTCAGCGTAACGTCTATGACGACTATGCCATTATGGTTCCTGCTGGCACATGGCATAATATAACAAATACAGGCGATAAACCATTGAAGCTTTATTCCATTTACGGACCGCCAAACCACCCATTTGGAACGGTACATCGAACACAGGAAGAGGCCATGGAGATGGAAGGGCATTATCATTAA
- a CDS encoding MerR family transcriptional regulator gives MTETYFTVKQFANMIGITERTLQYYDRKGVLKPTSYTDHGHRLYTHEDIFTAQKIITFKYLGFSLKEIKAHLYESAAKNMQETLKEQKKLLEEKRDHLIHVIRTISRVEKMADMSEINKDLLLAIIHATQAEEDVEQWLANHLSPSSMEKIFIRHLSEEERFDIERKVMVYVHHL, from the coding sequence ATGACTGAAACATATTTTACAGTGAAACAGTTCGCAAATATGATTGGTATAACGGAGCGTACGTTACAATACTATGATCGAAAAGGAGTATTAAAGCCAACCAGTTACACGGATCACGGCCATCGTTTGTATACGCATGAGGATATATTTACCGCACAAAAAATCATTACATTCAAATATTTAGGGTTTTCGTTAAAAGAGATTAAAGCACACCTTTATGAGAGCGCTGCGAAAAACATGCAGGAAACGTTAAAAGAGCAAAAAAAATTACTTGAAGAAAAACGAGATCACCTTATTCATGTCATTCGCACTATTTCAAGAGTAGAGAAGATGGCAGACATGAGCGAAATAAATAAAGATTTGTTATTAGCAATTATTCATGCAACGCAGGCAGAAGAAGATGTGGAGCAATGGCTAGCGAATCATTTGTCTCCATCTTCCATGGAGAAAATTTTCATTCGCCATTTGTCCGAAGAAGAAAGATTTGATATAGAACGCAAGGTGATGGTATATGTACATCATTTATGA
- the ahpC gene encoding alkyl hydroperoxide reductase subunit C, giving the protein MSLIGTEVQPFSAKAFKQGEFIDVTEENFKGQWTVLCFYPADFSFVCPTELEDLQNEYENLKKLGAEVYSCSTDTHFVHKGWHDASDKINKIEYGMIGDPAQTLTRMFDVLNEESGLADRGTFIIDPDGVIQTVEINADGIGRDASSLADKIKAAQYVRNNPGEVCPAKWKEGEETLKPSLDLVGKI; this is encoded by the coding sequence ATGTCTTTAATAGGAACCGAAGTACAACCATTCTCTGCAAAAGCCTTTAAGCAAGGTGAATTTATCGATGTTACAGAGGAAAATTTCAAAGGGCAATGGACAGTGCTTTGCTTTTACCCAGCAGACTTCTCATTCGTATGCCCAACAGAACTAGAAGATTTACAAAACGAATATGAAAATTTGAAAAAATTAGGTGCTGAAGTGTATTCTTGCTCTACAGACACACACTTCGTACACAAAGGTTGGCACGATGCGTCTGATAAAATTAATAAAATTGAATACGGAATGATTGGCGATCCTGCACAAACACTTACTCGTATGTTTGATGTGTTAAATGAAGAATCTGGTCTTGCTGATCGTGGAACATTCATCATTGATCCAGATGGCGTTATCCAAACTGTAGAAATCAATGCGGATGGTATCGGCCGTGATGCTAGCTCATTAGCTGATAAAATCAAAGCTGCACAATATGTACGTAACAATCCAGGTGAAGTATGTCCTGCAAAATGGAAAGAAGGCGAAGAAACACTTAAACCAAGCCTTGACCTAGTAGGTAAAATCTAA
- the moaC gene encoding cyclic pyranopterin monophosphate synthase MoaC, with amino-acid sequence MADFSHFNEHGRAKMVDISDKHESERKAIARSSVNMNKLVYANIVEQKNKKGDVLGVAQIAGIMGAKQTSSIIPMCHPIPISSVDLSFTWVELEAYDMYQLVIEAEVKTVGSTGVEMEALTAAATAALTVYDMCKAIDKGMTIGPTFLQEKSGGKNGDYHRETN; translated from the coding sequence ATGGCAGATTTCTCCCATTTTAATGAACATGGCAGGGCTAAAATGGTTGATATATCCGACAAACATGAAAGTGAGCGAAAAGCCATTGCCCGATCAAGTGTCAACATGAATAAATTAGTTTATGCAAATATTGTTGAACAAAAAAACAAAAAGGGCGATGTGCTAGGTGTTGCTCAAATAGCTGGTATTATGGGCGCCAAGCAAACATCATCCATTATTCCCATGTGCCACCCGATTCCCATTAGCAGTGTAGATCTTTCCTTTACTTGGGTGGAACTAGAGGCGTACGATATGTATCAGTTAGTGATTGAAGCTGAAGTGAAAACAGTCGGGTCTACTGGAGTAGAAATGGAAGCATTAACTGCAGCTGCCACAGCAGCTTTGACGGTATATGACATGTGTAAGGCAATCGACAAAGGAATGACGATTGGACCAACTTTTTTACAAGAGAAAAGCGGAGGAAAAAACGGTGATTACCATCGGGAGACAAACTAG
- a CDS encoding iron-containing alcohol dehydrogenase, giving the protein MTAQSQFSMPSINLFGSGSIQETGSRLKDVNAKKALLVTDEGLFKLGIADKIANIIKEAGLEVEVYPKAEPNPTDKNVADGVEAYKAANCDSLVSLGGGSSHDAAKGIGLVVSNGGTIHDYEGVDKSENPLVPLIAINTTAGTASEMTKFTIITDVKRHVKMAIIDKHVTPLVSINDPDLMVGLPPALTAATGLDALTHAVEAYVSTAATPMTDSAAEKVFELIPEYLPRAFANGQDIEAREKMVYAQFLAGMAFNNASLGYVHAIAHQMGGFYNLPHGVCNAILLPHVCHYNLVGREDRFAKMAAYLGENVDGLSKREAAEKAIAAIERLSRDLNIPSGFKELGAKEEDIPTLAENAMKDATAATNPRKPKLEEVQAIIRKAM; this is encoded by the coding sequence ATGACAGCGCAAAGTCAATTTTCAATGCCTTCCATTAACTTATTTGGTTCAGGAAGCATTCAAGAAACTGGTTCCCGTTTAAAAGATGTAAATGCGAAGAAAGCCTTATTAGTAACAGATGAGGGACTATTTAAATTAGGTATCGCAGACAAAATTGCGAACATCATTAAAGAAGCTGGGCTAGAAGTAGAAGTTTATCCAAAAGCTGAGCCAAACCCTACAGACAAAAACGTAGCAGATGGTGTAGAAGCATATAAAGCTGCCAATTGTGACTCTCTTGTATCATTAGGAGGAGGATCTTCACATGACGCCGCTAAAGGTATTGGACTTGTTGTATCTAACGGTGGAACGATCCACGATTATGAGGGTGTAGATAAATCAGAGAACCCATTAGTTCCATTAATCGCCATTAACACAACAGCTGGAACAGCAAGTGAAATGACGAAGTTTACAATAATAACTGATGTAAAGCGTCATGTAAAAATGGCTATTATTGATAAGCATGTAACGCCTTTAGTATCCATTAACGATCCAGATTTAATGGTTGGTCTACCACCAGCACTAACTGCTGCTACAGGATTAGACGCTTTAACTCATGCTGTAGAAGCTTACGTATCAACAGCGGCAACTCCAATGACAGATTCAGCTGCTGAAAAAGTATTTGAACTTATTCCTGAATATTTACCACGAGCATTTGCCAATGGACAAGATATCGAAGCACGTGAAAAAATGGTTTACGCACAATTCTTAGCCGGCATGGCATTTAACAACGCTTCGTTAGGGTATGTGCATGCAATTGCTCACCAAATGGGCGGGTTCTATAACTTGCCACACGGTGTATGTAACGCCATCCTTTTACCACATGTGTGCCATTACAACCTTGTAGGTCGCGAAGATCGTTTTGCTAAAATGGCAGCCTATTTAGGTGAAAATGTAGACGGATTAAGCAAACGTGAAGCAGCTGAAAAAGCAATTGCTGCCATTGAGCGTTTATCGAGAGACTTAAATATTCCATCTGGCTTTAAAGAACTTGGTGCAAAAGAAGAAGACATCCCTACCCTAGCAGAAAACGCTATGAAGGACGCTACGGCTGCAACCAACCCTAGAAAGCCAAAATTAGAAGAAGTTCAAGCAATCATTCGCAAAGCGATGTAA
- the ahpF gene encoding alkyl hydroperoxide reductase subunit F: protein MVLDPEIKSQLQQYLELLENDLVLKVSTGDDKISKDMLALTDELANMSNKITVEHTKLAKTPSFSINRVGEDSGIAFAGLPLGHEFNSLVLALLQVSGRPPKLDQKMIDQIKSITEEYHFETYVSLSCNNCPDVVQALNMMSVLNPNISHTMIDGAAFKDEVESKNIMAVPAVYLNGEFFNGGRITLEELLEKIGHGVDASELSEKEPFDVLVVGGGPAGASSAIYAARKGIRTGIVAERFGGQVQDTLSIENFISVKRTEGPKLVANLEEHVNDYNIDVMNSQRAKNLEKKDMFELELENGAVLKSKSVIISTGARWRNIGVPGEQEFKNNGVAYCPHCDGPLFEGKDVAVIGGGNSGIEAAIDLAGIVKHVTVLEFAPELKADEVLQKRLYSLPNVTVIKNAQTKEITGTDSVNGITYIDRETKEEKHIELQGVFVQIGLVPNTEWLEGTVERNRMGEILVDKQGQTNVPGLFAAGDCTDSAYNQIIISMGSGATAALGAFDYLIRN from the coding sequence ATGGTACTAGACCCAGAGATCAAGTCACAATTACAACAATATCTTGAACTATTAGAAAACGACCTAGTGCTTAAAGTAAGCACTGGAGACGATAAAATATCAAAGGACATGCTAGCTCTTACGGATGAGCTAGCTAATATGTCCAATAAAATAACAGTTGAACATACAAAGCTAGCGAAAACACCAAGCTTTAGTATTAATCGTGTCGGGGAGGATTCAGGCATTGCGTTTGCTGGTCTTCCACTTGGGCATGAATTTAATTCACTCGTCTTAGCTCTCTTACAGGTGAGTGGCAGACCGCCAAAATTAGATCAAAAAATGATTGACCAAATTAAAAGCATTACAGAAGAATATCACTTTGAAACATATGTTAGTCTAAGCTGTAACAACTGTCCTGACGTGGTTCAAGCGTTAAATATGATGAGCGTACTCAACCCAAATATTTCGCATACGATGATTGACGGTGCAGCGTTTAAAGACGAAGTAGAAAGCAAGAACATTATGGCAGTTCCGGCTGTCTATTTAAATGGAGAATTCTTTAATGGTGGGCGAATCACCCTTGAAGAGTTACTAGAAAAAATCGGACATGGTGTAGATGCCTCTGAGCTTTCTGAAAAAGAGCCCTTTGACGTTCTTGTCGTCGGCGGTGGTCCAGCAGGTGCTAGCTCAGCTATATATGCTGCTCGTAAAGGAATCCGCACTGGTATCGTTGCTGAACGCTTTGGCGGTCAAGTTCAAGATACACTTAGTATCGAAAACTTTATTAGCGTCAAGCGCACAGAAGGGCCCAAGCTAGTTGCTAACCTAGAAGAACATGTCAATGATTACAACATTGATGTCATGAACTCTCAACGCGCCAAAAACCTCGAAAAGAAAGATATGTTTGAGCTTGAACTGGAAAATGGCGCTGTACTAAAAAGTAAAAGTGTCATCATTTCTACAGGCGCTCGTTGGCGAAACATCGGCGTTCCTGGCGAACAAGAATTTAAAAACAACGGTGTAGCATATTGTCCACACTGTGACGGTCCATTATTCGAAGGAAAAGATGTCGCTGTTATCGGCGGAGGTAATTCTGGAATTGAAGCAGCTATCGACCTCGCTGGAATTGTGAAGCATGTCACGGTACTTGAATTCGCGCCAGAACTAAAAGCTGACGAAGTGCTACAAAAACGCTTGTACAGCTTACCAAACGTAACAGTCATTAAAAATGCCCAAACAAAAGAAATCACTGGTACTGACAGTGTAAATGGGATTACCTATATCGATCGTGAAACAAAAGAAGAAAAACATATTGAACTTCAAGGTGTATTCGTACAAATTGGACTCGTTCCAAATACAGAATGGCTTGAAGGCACTGTAGAACGCAACCGCATGGGTGAAATCCTTGTAGACAAACAAGGACAAACAAACGTTCCCGGCTTGTTTGCCGCAGGAGATTGTACCGACAGTGCTTATAACCAAATTATCATTTCTATGGGGTCAGGCGCAACTGCTGCTTTAGGCGCATTTGACTACTTGATCCGTAATTGA
- a CDS encoding MerR family transcriptional regulator: MISIKEITKQTGITVRTMRYYDQINLLSPADKTEGGHRLYGEKELIKLQEIQFLKTLGFSLQAIKDILENENHDWFSGLQNQLNYILKEKEKLGEMESILRGLLHEMVLEDQIDLLQLQKLIQIYQKDFHKREAYLKQMFDQEERKLLDMLPNINHGDPDTMEWIALMAQLKQHMLKGVSAPEVQRIIRRMDEKTVEVYGDCPEFIDKLWEIRKSPEKSQEAGFYPLDQELLEFVEKAFVIYQNNRKEA, encoded by the coding sequence GTGATTTCTATAAAAGAAATAACCAAACAGACGGGAATAACGGTACGAACGATGCGATACTATGACCAAATCAATTTACTTTCACCAGCCGACAAGACGGAAGGCGGGCATAGACTGTATGGAGAGAAAGAGCTAATAAAATTACAAGAAATTCAGTTTTTGAAAACGTTAGGATTTAGTCTGCAAGCTATTAAGGATATACTGGAGAATGAAAACCATGATTGGTTTAGTGGTTTGCAAAATCAATTGAATTATATTTTAAAAGAAAAAGAAAAGCTAGGGGAAATGGAAAGCATCCTACGTGGGTTGTTACATGAAATGGTACTGGAAGATCAAATTGACTTGCTTCAATTACAAAAACTCATTCAAATTTACCAGAAAGATTTTCATAAAAGGGAAGCGTATTTAAAACAAATGTTTGATCAAGAAGAAAGAAAGCTGTTGGATATGCTCCCAAATATTAATCACGGTGATCCAGATACAATGGAATGGATCGCGCTAATGGCCCAATTAAAACAGCATATGCTAAAAGGAGTCTCTGCACCAGAAGTGCAACGAATTATTAGACGGATGGATGAAAAAACGGTGGAGGTTTACGGTGATTGTCCAGAATTTATAGATAAGTTATGGGAAATAAGAAAATCACCTGAAAAATCACAGGAAGCTGGTTTTTATCCATTGGATCAAGAACTATTAGAGTTTGTAGAAAAAGCGTTTGTTATTTATCAAAACAATAGAAAGGAAGCTTGA